In one Agathobacter rectalis ATCC 33656 genomic region, the following are encoded:
- a CDS encoding ParA family protein: MGRIIAVANQKGGVGKTTTSINLAACLAEKKKKVLAIDLDPQGNMTSGLGVNKDEVENTVYNLMLDECSIAESIENTVVDNLYVIPSNVNLAGAEIELLGINDKEYILKGAVDYIKEDYDFIIIDCPPSLNMLTVNAMTTADTVLVPIQCEYYALEGLSQLIHTINLVQERLNPELQIEGVVFTMYDVRTNLSNQVVETVKENLDTKIYNTMIPRNIRLAEAPSYGIPINMYDSKSAGAESYRNLAKEIIARKDI, encoded by the coding sequence ATGGGAAGAATTATAGCAGTTGCAAATCAAAAGGGTGGGGTTGGAAAGACCACTACTTCTATCAATTTGGCAGCGTGTCTGGCTGAAAAAAAGAAAAAGGTGCTGGCAATTGATTTAGACCCGCAGGGTAATATGACAAGCGGCCTTGGTGTAAATAAGGACGAAGTGGAGAATACGGTATACAATCTCATGCTTGATGAGTGTTCAATTGCAGAGAGTATTGAAAATACGGTGGTGGACAATTTATATGTCATTCCATCAAATGTAAATTTGGCCGGAGCAGAGATTGAGCTTTTGGGCATAAATGATAAGGAATATATATTAAAGGGTGCAGTTGATTACATAAAAGAGGACTATGATTTTATTATTATAGATTGTCCTCCTTCACTCAACATGCTGACAGTAAATGCAATGACTACTGCAGATACAGTTCTTGTTCCTATTCAGTGTGAATATTATGCCTTGGAGGGACTTAGTCAGCTGATTCATACAATCAATCTGGTGCAGGAGAGACTTAATCCGGAGCTGCAGATTGAGGGAGTTGTTTTCACCATGTATGATGTCAGGACAAATCTGTCAAATCAGGTTGTAGAGACAGTAAAAGAAAATCTGGATACAAAGATTTACAATACAATGATTCCAAGAAATATCAGATTAGCTGAGGCACCATCATATGGTATTCCGATAAATATGTATGACAGTAAATCGGCCGGAGCAGAAAGCTACAGAAATCTGGCAAAGGAAATAATAGCAAGAAAGGATATTTAA
- a CDS encoding response regulator, with protein MAINIMITDDHSMIREGLKNLLELDGDIKVIAEAENGEDCLDKLKTFRPDVLLLDINMPKMNGLEVLKALKDRKSKVKVLVLTVHNETEYLMKAVDIGINGYVLKDSESAELKKAIFTIADGETYIQPSLIPALNSKMIQKNEDELKIDALTKREMEVLKEMAVGKFNRDIAKEMKISERTVKNHISSIFKKLEVTDRTQAAVFAIRNNIIQIM; from the coding sequence ATGGCTATTAACATTATGATTACAGATGATCATTCTATGATCAGAGAGGGACTTAAAAATCTGCTGGAGCTCGACGGTGATATCAAGGTTATTGCTGAGGCAGAGAATGGTGAGGATTGTCTTGATAAATTAAAGACTTTTAGACCTGATGTATTACTTTTGGATATCAATATGCCAAAGATGAATGGTCTTGAGGTATTAAAAGCATTAAAGGACAGAAAGTCTAAGGTAAAGGTACTTGTTCTTACTGTTCACAATGAGACTGAATATCTTATGAAGGCTGTAGATATCGGAATCAATGGATATGTATTGAAGGATTCTGAGTCTGCTGAGCTTAAAAAGGCTATTTTCACTATTGCTGATGGTGAGACTTATATACAGCCTAGTCTTATTCCGGCTCTTAATTCTAAGATGATTCAGAAAAATGAGGATGAGCTTAAGATAGATGCTCTTACTAAGAGAGAGATGGAAGTACTTAAAGAAATGGCTGTTGGTAAGTTTAACAGAGATATTGCTAAGGAAATGAAGATTAGTGAGAGAACTGTTAAGAATCATATTTCAAGTATTTTCAAGAAGCTTGAGGTTACTGATCGTACACAGGCTGCGGTATTTGCAATCCGTAACAACATTATTCAGATTATGTAG